The Anopheles coluzzii chromosome 2, AcolN3, whole genome shotgun sequence genome window below encodes:
- the LOC120947524 gene encoding nuclear pore complex protein DDB_G0274915, translated as MFDRSMDGRRSGMKQPEAASAALKSGLLSSPSSSTRNNQSTPSRMSSFGGSATGLSRTLSTPPVAESTHIGGTSFSAAWNGASLGGQSKRRPTSPLMSNSRTLFKSSGNLTGIGRVNSRVITDARSPGLVNRLVRYYDRGQSQAAINRSQSLSSVYNKPGQFPLVQLRKQELRYTNSSTARRNGNFSMVRIAPPERSLFQTNKRSSIFRSGSMFLPTTNESANESSLFAGLGTSRNGPSGSGSGSGSGGSGGGGGGDVADAENRVITPCAELDSTPTRSVLDALKEISRKRINSEELDADRIKKQCQELSELDAAGSGPPSSTAAVAIGTHGLATKRSREQAMESSPASPSELGPPGLGGVGRAPHSGGEQQTQKKRLCVKNNDILSSLSSSLVAMNTPKRNVVPRNDRRLYMNHSISMSSPAIGTIPTSSSTLVGLATPEKFSNMALNSPGPLERSDSPKDTATNGHAQQSVARTSTTLDHHWNQSGRGSASKEPMEQLLPPHRAPPKITLFNRPYESAAMTGVADKSGSPSARGTQSRHASRLLSSDGEDDEHVEGSGKVQFVKPKEKSPNDVTLSGLGSGGFSSSRDPLKKPAPSKLTVMLKCLSGDLDDYEEEQEEQQSRQPSRATATAPQSRNGFSFGSNAPAKDTVDGPKELPASGPSKQPAPTTLKDSAASTPVSAASSSTPVTNGGLSALINNPIKDTGLGKIAVPTSKETVVAVPAAQTSAANEAKTASAPSEAAKTLTFSFGSNSGTTSVSSPPPVATTTTTSTGFSLSAKPLATTTTAAGQSSTATPTFSFGTPASPKTTGAAQTTSSPIATSLGMSNLIAFSPAPGTLGSTFGSGSGAAKLPSPVLQFGSPATTSTVTTTATPGSTSTFSFAAGAATMPTAANTPAMPAASISSPTTFGSPGSFGGFKLPPASTQAGSTGATTSTVTTTQSATPAFSFGANAATASSSTTTTTIPVFGSASSLFTNATSSAPSTAGTNGATMTSGSTFTFGAPKSTPSAPAPSFTFGATAQAPTAQASSASAAASTNAFSSSVAPSTTTFPTFGSIAGAGGGAAATTGTAAATASANPTNPSQPTFTFGGAKPASATTPNLFGAAAPSSNSTTSASSDAGKTNLFASATTQQANASNIFGAADAGSQAAPAAPSTGGTSVFGVANGAVPGAASSPFTFGAAKPAAAPAPTSGNANSNNNNNNNSSGTTGSIFGNAVASITSPAGPAATPGMFTFGSAKAPAPGAQGVQNTATSNQQQPQASNPLGGGGVPTFGATATSNTTASPFAFGANKAPAGGGIFGGITATNNNNSTTGNANTSTPSAVPAFGATMNGANPAPAFGTTGSIFGSANASGASTGTANQSVGSIFGTPQTNGPQNVNNTAASTGQPGGLFTFGASNTANSAPNNATPTFGSNAGSGSTFGGFNATPAAATMSNGIGGNTTAPANKPFTFGASSAGPMVPQNNAQQQQQQQQAAPSQAGAFNFNLGSNAAPKPFNFTGGLGNANANVASPPMFGSPVATGNANPAPNNASPFAFGAMVNGANAAPAPNSNATAGPFTFGAPAAQPAPGPAFNFSAGNVAAVAPQPQQQPGAAFTFGGAQQQQPQQQQQQQQQQQQQPFGMGGGAAPFGAPPAFGAPGGIVPGGVMPTFSIGTNSTPNGPPRRIKVATRRVK; from the exons atgttcgatcgatcgatggacGGAAGAAGATCAGGCATGAAGCAGCCGGAGGCGGCGAGCGCTGCGCTGAAATCGGGCTTGCTGTCATCGCCCTCGAGCAGCACCAGGAACAACCAAAGCACGCCGTCAAGGATGAGCTCCTTTGGGGGCAGTGCGACGGGGTTGAGTCGCACGCTCAGCACACCGCCAGTCGCGGAATCGACGCACATCGGCGGCACGAGCTTCAGTGCTGCCTGGAACGGTGCCAGTCTCGGTGGACAGTCTAAGCGGAGGCCCACCTCGCCGCTGATGAGCAACAGCCGTACACTGTTCAAAAGCAGCGGTAACCTGACGGGCATTGGGCGTGTAAATTCACG AGTGATAACTGACGCCAGAAGCCCGGGTCTGGTGAATCGATTGGTGCGTTACTACGATCGCGGCCAGTCCCAGGCAGCCATAAACCGCTCCCAATCGCTGTCGAGCGTGTACAACAAACCGGGCCAGTTTCCGCTGGTGCAGCTGCGCAAGCAGGAACTGCGttacaccaacagcagcacggCTCGGCGGAACGGGAACTTCAGCATGGTGCGTATAGCGCCGCCGGAGCGATCGCTCTTTCAGACGAACAAGCGCAGTAGCATTTTTCGCAGCGGTTCAATGTTCCTGCCGACCACGAACGAATCAGCGAACGAGTCGTCTTTGTTTGCGGGGCTGGGCACATCACGCAACGGACCCAGCGGCAGTGGCAGCGGGAGCGGGAGTGGTGGcagtggaggtggtggtggtggtgatgttgcGGACGCCGAAAACCGCGTCATCACACCGTGTGCCGAGCTGGATTCGACGCCGACCCGTAGTGTGCTCGACGCGCTGAAGGAAATTTCTCGAAAGCGTATCAACAGCGAGGAGCTGGACGCGGATCGCATCAAGAAACAGTGCCAGGAGCTGTCGGAGCTTGATGCGGCCGGCAGCGGCCCGCCGTCATCAACGGCGGCCGTTGCCATCGGAACACACGGCCTGGCGACGAAGCGAAGCCGCGAACAGGCAATGGAGAGCAGCCCCGCCTCGCCGTCGGAGCTGGGACCGCCCGGGCTGGGTGGAGTGGGCCGTGCGCCCCATTCCGGCGGCGAGCAGCAGACGCAAAAGAAACGGCTTTGCGTGAAGAACAACGACATTCTCAGCTCGCTCAGCTCCAGCCTGGTCGCAATGAACACACCGAAGCGTAATGTAGTACCGCGCAACGATCGTCGCCTGTACATGAACCACTCGATCAGCATGTCCAGTCCGGCGATCGGCACCATACCGACCTCATCCTCGACCCTGGTCGGACTGGCCACGCCAGAAAAGTTCTCCAACATGGCACTGAATTCACCCGGACCGCTCGAGCGAAGCGACAGTCCGAAAGATACAGCAACCAACGGTCACGCCCAGCAGTCGGTGGCACGCACCAGCACGACACTGGACCACCACTGGAACCAATCGGGCAGGGGTAGCGCTAGCAAGGAGCCAATGGAGCAGCTTCTTCCACCACACCGTGCCCCACCAAAGATAACGCTCTTCAACCGACCGTACGAATCGGCGGCGATGACGGGAGTGGCAGATAAATCCGGCTCGCCATCGGCCAGGGGCACCCAGTCAAGGCACGCCAGCCGGCTGCTGTCGAGCGATGGCGAAGATGACGAGCACGTCGAGGGCAGTGGGAAGGTTCAGTTCGTAAAGCCGAAGGAGAAATCGCCCAACGATGTTACCCTGTCCGGGTTAGGCTCGGGCGGATTTAGTTCGTCGCGCGATCCGCTGAAGAAACCGGCCCCATCCAAGCTGACGGTGATGCTGAAGTGCTTGAGCGGAGATCTGGACGACTACGAGGAAGAGCAGGAGGAGCAACAATCACGTCAACCTTCGCGAGCGACTGCGACTGCGCCACAGTCGAGAAATGGATTTAGCTTCGGTTCCAATGCACCCGCAAAAGATACCGTTGACGGACCGAAGGAACTTCCAGCAAGTGGCCCTTCGAAGCAACCGGCGCCCACTACGTTGAAGGATTCAGCGGCATCCACGCCCGTGAGTGCTGCCTCCTCTTCCACGCCCGTCACGAACGGGGGACTGTCGGCGTTGATTAACAACCCCATCAAAGATACCGGGCTGGGCAAGATCGCTGTACCAACATCAAAGGAGACTGTTGTTGCCGTTCCCGCTGCACAAACGTCGGCAGCGAATGAAGCGAAGACGGCGAGCGCTCCATCCGAGGCGGCGAAAACGCTTACGTTCTCGTTCGGATCCAACAGTGGCACAACTTCTGTCAGCAGCCCTCCGCCGGTAGCgactacaacaacaacgagCACTGGATTTTCCTTGTCGGCCAAACCACtggcaacaacaacgaccGCGGCAGGACAAAGCAGCACAGCGACGCCAACCTTTTCGTTCGGAACACCGGCCTCCCCGAAGACCACAGGCGCAGCGCAAACAACTAGCAGCCCGATCGCCACTAGCCTGGGAATGTCGAATTTGATCGCTTTCTCGCCGGCACCGGGCACGCTGGGGTCCACATTCGGTAGCGGTAGCGGCGCTGCCAAGCTTCCCTCACCAGTACTGCAGTTCGGAAGTCCGGCAACAACGTCCACGGTCACCACCACAGCTACACCCGGCAGCACATCGACGTTTTCGTTTGCGGCTGGAGCTGCCACAATGCCGACCGCCGCTAATACTCCAGCGATGCCAGCAGCCAGCATCAGCTCGCCTACCACCTTCGGTAGCCCTGGTTCGTTTGGAGGATTCAAACTTCCCCCCGCATCAACGCAGGCTGGCAGCACTGGCGCCACAACCAGCACGGTGACCACGACGCAATCGGCCACGCCTGCCTTCAGCTTCGGTGCCAACGCAGCCACcgctagcagcagcaccaccaccacgacaaTCCCAGTGTTTGGTTCCGCCTCGTCACTATTCACTAACGCGACCTCCAGTGCGCCGAGCACTGCTGGAACCAATGGAGCTACGATGACTAGCGGCAGTACATTTACCTTTGGCGCACCGAAATCGACACCATCGGCGCCGGCCCCTTCGTTTACGTTCGGTGCGACAGCACAGGCCCCAACAGCACAGGCAAGCTCAGCGTCGGCAGCCGCCAGTACGAATGCTTTCTCCTCTTCCGTTGCACCGAGCACGACGACATTCCCAACGTTTGGTTCGATTGCCGGAGCAGGTGGCGGAGCGGCAGCAACGACAGGGACGGCAGCTGCCACAGCCAGCGCCAACCCTACCAACCCGTCCCAACCGACGTTCACATTCGGCGGGGCAAAGCCGGCATCCGCGACCACGCCGAACCTGTTCGGTGCAGCCGCGCCTTCGTCCAACTCCACCACCAGCGCATCGTCCGACGCAGGCAAAACTAATCTCTTTGCTTCCGCAACAACGCAACAAGCGAACGCGTCTAACATATTCGGAGCGGCCGATGCCGGGAGCCAAGCCGCGCCAGCAGCACCCTCGACTGGTGGAACGTCGGTGTTTGGTGTTGCCAACGGAGCTGTACCGGGTGCGGCTTCATCTCCGTTTACCTTTGGTGCAGCcaagccagcagcagccccagcCCCGACTAGTGGCAATGctaatagcaacaacaacaacaacaacaacagcagcggtACAACAGGTTCCATCTTTGGCAATGCGGTTGCATCCATCACATCCCCAGCAGGCCCAGCTGCAACGCCCGGCATGTTCACGTTCGGTTCCGCCAAAGCTCCCGCTCCAGGCGCCCAGGGTGTACAAAATACGGCCACCTCAAACCAGCAGCAACCTCAGGCTTCGAATCcgctcggtggtggtggcgttcCCACGTTCGGTGCAACCGCCACCAGCAATACAACTGCGAGTCCCTTTGCGTTCGGTGCAAACAAGGCGCCCGCAGGGGGTGGAATTTTTGGTGGCATTAcggcaacaaacaacaacaacagcaccactGGAAATGCCAACACATCCACCCCGTCGGCGGTGCCCGCGTTTGGTGCCACCATGAACGGTGCCAATCCGGCGCCGGCTTTCGGCACCACCGGATCCATCTTCGGCAGCGCAAATGCGTCGGGAGCTTCTACGGGCACAGCGAACCAATCGGTGGGCTCCATCTTTGGCACGCCACAAACGAACGGACCGCAGAATGTGAACAATACAGCAGCGTCCACCGGTCAACCGggtggattgtttacgttcgGAGCAAGCAATACTGCTAACAGTGCTCCAAACAATGCCACCCCCACATTCGGAAGCAATGCTGGCAGCGGCAGTACCTTCGGTGGCTTCAACGCTACGCCCGCGGCAGCAACCATGTCGAATGGCATTGGCGGCAACACGACAGCACCCGCCAACAAACCGTTCACGTTCGGTGCGAGCAGTGCCGGCCCGATGGTGCCACAGAACAAcgcccagcagcaacagcagcagcaacaggcagCTCCTTCCCAAGCTGGCGCATTCAATTTCAACCTCGGATCGAACGCCGCACCAAAGCCGTTCAATTTCACTGGCGGGCTTGGCAATGCGAACGCGAATGTGGCCTCGCCGCCCATGTTTGGTTCACCGGTCGCAACGGGTAACGCCAATCCGGCACCTAACAACGCGTCTCCGTTCGCGTTCGGCGCGATGGTCAATGGAGCAAACGCAGCCCCTGCCCCGAACAGCAACGCGACCGCCGGTCCGTTCACGTTCGGTGCCCCGGCCGCTCAGCCTGCTCCGGGTCCTGCGTTTAACTTCTCCGCTGGAAACGTCGCGGCAGTCGCACCacaaccgcagcagcaaccgggGGCAGCATTTACCTTCGGTGgagcgcaacagcagcagccccagcagcagcagcagcagcagcaacagcagcagcagcagccgtttGGCATGGGCGGTGGCGCGGCACCATTCGGTGCACCACCCGCGTTCGGTGCTCCGGGCGGCATCGTGCCAGGTGGCGTCATGCCAACGTTCAGCATCGGCACCAACTCAACCCCGAACGGACCGCCGCGGCGGATAAAGGTGGCCACGAGGCGTGTCAAGTGA